Below is a genomic region from Candidatus Epulonipiscium sp..
ACACCTTCAATGCCTAAAGCATCTTTCTTTGCAGTCATATCTTCAACTACAGCTTTTAATATATCAAAGTTATTCACTTCGTCCATTGAAGATACGGAAACCGCTTTATCTTCTAGAGCAAAATATTTTTCCATAATGGCATTGTTATAAATAATACCATATCCTTCAACTGCATATGGGATACCATAAACCCCTTCTCCCTCTGTTACTGCTAAGCTCTTATCGGATAGAGTATTATAAAGATTTGTATTTCCTAAATCTGCACAATATTCTTTCCAATTTGCATAACCAACGGGTCCATTGATTTGGAATATTGTAGGTGGTTGGGATTTAGCAATTTCTGATTTTAAGGTTGTCTCATATGTTCCAGCTGCTGCTGTTACGACTTTAACTTTAACCCCTGTTTCTGCTTCATAATCTGCTGCAACCTTATCGTATACTTCTGCAATCTCAGGTTTAAAGTTTAAGAAATATATTTCTTTTACGTCAGATGTAGATGCATTTGAATCATCTTTTTCTGTTTGTTGTGTTGCGTTATTATCCCCTTGTTGATTACCATTTTGTGCTTGCTTTCCACATCCTGCTGTTAGTCCGGCAAGCATTGTCACTAATAACGCAGATGCTAATAACTTTTTGATTTTCATTGTTTCTCCCTCTTTCTTTTTGTTTTTTAATTCTTTTATGAAATACATTACCAGCATATACTTTGAAGGAATCGGTATCCTTATCGGTAACGTTTTCACCTCAAGGGTATGTTAGCATATTTGCCTATCTTTTGCAACAGTTTTTCACAGATATGCTATTGTTATTATACATTTATAATTACCCAGTATTTATTTTTGTATACTTATTCTAATAAATTTTAATTAATTAGTTAAGTTTCAATATAATTATTATAGAGAAGAAACTTTACACTCTAAATTGTTCTAGGGACTTGCTTAAATTAGTGGTTGCCTCCGATAACTTATCTGCTAATTTAGCCAGTTGTTCGGCAGAACTCGTCTGTTCCTTACTAACATGTGCAACTTCTTGAAGAGATTTTGCGCTTTTCTCAGCAATATCTGAAATACTTTTAATTGACCCCACAGATTCTTCCTTCTGCCTTCTTATATCCTGTATGTTTATATTGGTATCTTCTACCTGCCTGATTATTTTTTGTATGGACTCTGCCATTTCATTAAAAGCATTATTGGCTTTTAAAACGATTTCTTTTTGTTCTTCAAATATCTCATCTGACATCTCTACCTTGTATACTGTTTTCTCTGTCTTTACTTTAATATTGGATATAATTATCGCAATTGTTTCTGTAGCTTTTTTTGTCTCTACAGATAATTTGCGGATTTCTTCAGCTACAACCGCAAATCCTTTTCCTGTTTCCCCTGCCTTGGCGGCCTCAATAGCTGCATTTAAAGCGAGAAGGTTCGTTTGCTCACTGATATCTTCTATAACCTTTACAACTTGAATGACTTCTGAGGTTTCCTCACTTAATTTATTGATTTCTTCATTGATTATATTGGAGGATTCTACTGCTGCTTGTGTCTTTTTGTTTAAGTTTTTTATCGTATTTACAGCGTAATCCCTTGATTGTTGGGTTCTATCGACCATATTCATAATGTTTTCAGTATGCTTTATAATGTCATTGATATTACGAGCTAAGTGTTCCATTGTCCCGTGGGTATTTTCCGATTGCTTTGCCTGTTCTAGGGAGCCCTTTGCTAAATCATCAACGGCAAAAGAAACCTGTTCTGCTGCTGCTGCCGATAAATGGGAACTGTTTTTTATAATATCATTATCGTTTTCTATTTGTTTAGCTACATCCGAGGTTTGTATAATTAAATTTTGAATGTTTTGGACCATCTTATTAAAGCTTTTTGCAAATCTTCCTATTTCATTTTTTCCTTCGATAGATGAGGCTATCCTTAAGTCCCCACCCTCCACCTTAGCCATGAGATTTATTATGCTCTTTAAGGGGGTAGATATGCTAAAGGCAATAAAAATTCCCACTATGATGGATATCAAGACACATATAATGCTAATTATAATAATACTCTTCCTTACAGTAGTCATTTCTGACATTAAAGAGTTTATCGGCTCCTTAGTAACTAATTTCCAACCATTTTTTGTGGTTCCATAACTTATTACATAATTTGAATCTGTAAAGTTATCTGTTTCTTCATTACTATATATATTGTTTAGATATTCGTCTTCTAACTCAATTCCTAGCATATCAAAATCCAAATGGGATATGACTTTTCTATCATTATTTAATAGAAATATCTCCAAATCGCTTCCTAAATTTGCTTGTTCAAAAATCGAGTTGATTCCTTCCATGTTAATACAGATACTTAAAACTCCTATTTGTTCATGGGCTTTTAAGCTTTTTAAGGATGTCAAAATATAGATATACTCGTAGGAGTCATTAAGACCTGTAACCCATACAGGTGTACCATTGGTATCCTTAACAATCTCCGTAAATTGTCGCAACAATTGGTTTTTATTAATTGCTCTACCGTCCCTTGTTGTTATCACGATACCTGAGCCTAAAACATCGCCATTGTCTTTGTAAATATTGGCACCTTCTATATATTCACTGGAGGTTGTTATGGATATTAAAGCCTTGTTTATCTTGTCCAAACTTTGAACCTTTTCAAATGAATTTTTAAACTCCTGCTTTTCAAGGTTTTCCATTAATTCCGTATTAGAAATAATCATCCTGGATAA
It encodes:
- a CDS encoding methyl-accepting chemotaxis protein, translated to MYKLKKLREKSKRQGRHKEPRVSSTNNIGIAQKLITAFILLSIIPLAIVAGFSYFNAEKTVKDKVGLYSEKMIKQMAVNIDYTIEDFESLSRMIISNTELMENLEKQEFKNSFEKVQSLDKINKALISITTSSEYIEGANIYKDNGDVLGSGIVITTRDGRAINKNQLLRQFTEIVKDTNGTPVWVTGLNDSYEYIYILTSLKSLKAHEQIGVLSICINMEGINSIFEQANLGSDLEIFLLNNDRKVISHLDFDMLGIELEDEYLNNIYSNEETDNFTDSNYVISYGTTKNGWKLVTKEPINSLMSEMTTVRKSIIIISIICVLISIIVGIFIAFSISTPLKSIINLMAKVEGGDLRIASSIEGKNEIGRFAKSFNKMVQNIQNLIIQTSDVAKQIENDNDIIKNSSHLSAAAAEQVSFAVDDLAKGSLEQAKQSENTHGTMEHLARNINDIIKHTENIMNMVDRTQQSRDYAVNTIKNLNKKTQAAVESSNIINEEINKLSEETSEVIQVVKVIEDISEQTNLLALNAAIEAAKAGETGKGFAVVAEEIRKLSVETKKATETIAIIISNIKVKTEKTVYKVEMSDEIFEEQKEIVLKANNAFNEMAESIQKIIRQVEDTNINIQDIRRQKEESVGSIKSISDIAEKSAKSLQEVAHVSKEQTSSAEQLAKLADKLSEATTNLSKSLEQFRV